One Malus sylvestris chromosome 14, drMalSylv7.2, whole genome shotgun sequence DNA segment encodes these proteins:
- the LOC126598417 gene encoding uncharacterized protein LOC126598417, with product MLRHRLVQALRTRGGSATGPSRWTSPGHEEQPKGYLFNRTPPPPGQSRKWEDWELPCYVTSFLTIVILGVGLNAKPDLTIETWAHQKALERLEIEQAALSVAGSGESD from the coding sequence ATGCTCCGCCATCGCCTCGTCCAGGCGCTCCGAACCCGCGGCGGCTCTGCCACCGGTCCGAGCCGGTGGACCAGCCCGGGCCACGAGGAACAACCCAAAGGCTACCTCTTCAATCGGACCCCACCTCCCCCAGGCCAGTCTCGGAAATGGGAGGATTGGGAGCTCCCGTGCTACGTCACCAGCTTCCTCACCATCGTCATCCTCGGCGTCGGCCTCAACGCCAAGCCTGATCTCACCATCGAGACTTGGGCTCACCAGAAAGCCCTCGAACGGCTCGAGATCGAGCAGGCCGCCCTCTCTGTCGCCGGGTCGGGCGAATCTGACTGA